The region GTCTTCTGCGAGTCCACCGTGTCGGCCGCCGGCATGGAGCAGGTCGCGGCCGAGACGGGCGCGGCCTTCGCCGGCACGCTCTACGTCGACTCGCTCTCCGAGCCCGACGGGCCCGTGCCCACCTACCTCGACCTCCTGCGCCACGACGCGCGCACCATCGCCGACGGGCTCACGGGGGCGACGTCGTGAGCGGGGGCCGGCGGCGTCGAGATGCGCGGGGTGACGGTCCGCTACGGCGACGTCGTCGCCCTCGACCGCGCCGACCTCACCGCACCTGCCGGCCGGGTCTGCGCGCTCATCGGCACCAACGGTTCCGGCAAGTCCAGCCTCCTCAAGGCCGCGCTCGGCCTGGTCCGGCCCGGCGGCGGCACGGTGACCGTGGCCGGCACCACCCCGCGCGAAACCCGACGGCGTGCCCGCGTCTCGTCCGTGCCCCAGGCCGAGCAGGTGGACGTGACGTTCCCGCTCGACGTGCGCGCCGTCGTCGGGCAGGGGCGCTACGGCCACCTCGGGCCCACGCGCCGGCTGCGGCCCGCCGACCACGAGGCCGTCGAGAACGCCCTCGCGCGCGTCGGCCTCACCGCCCTCGCCGACCGCACCATCGCGGCGCTCTCGGGCGGGCAGCGCAAGCGCGCGTTCGTCGCGCGCGCGCTCGCGCAGGAGGCCGACGTGCTGCTGCTCGACGAGCCGTTCGCCGGGGTCGACCGGCCCTCGCAGGACACCATCACCGCGCTGCTGCGCGAGCTGGCCGACGGCGGTGCGTGCGTCGTCGTCGCCACCCACGACCTCGCGGGGCTGGGTGCGCTCGCCGACACGGCGGCACTGCTGGCCGGGGGACGCGTCGTCGTGCACGACACCCCCGAGGTGGTGCTGCGGCCCGAGAATCTCGTGCGGGCGTTCGGGCTCGGGGGCGAGCGATGACCGGGCTCTCGCCGACCGAGCTGCTGGAGCCGCTGCAGTACGCGTTCATGCAGCGCGCGCTGCTCGTGGCCGTGCTGGCGGCGCTCGTATGCGGGCTGCTCTCGTGCTGGCTCGTGCTCATGGGGTGGTCGCTCATGGGCGACGCCGTCTCGCACGCGGTGCTGCCCGGCGTCGTGCTCGCCTACGTGGTCGGGGCGCCGTTCGCGCTCGGGGCGGTGATCTTCGGTGCCGGCGCCGTCGGGCTCATCGGGGTGGTGCGCGGGCGCGGGCGGATCCGGGATGACGCGGCGATCGGCGTCGTGTTCACGTCCCTGTTCGCGCTCGGGCTCGTGCTCGTGTCCGTGACGCCGAGCCAGGTGGACCTCGGGCACATCGTGTTCGGGAACCTGCTGGGGGTCTCCACGGCCGACGTGGTGCAGGTGCTCGTGGTGGCCGCCGTCGTGACCGCGGCGCTGCTGGTCAAGCGGCGCGACCTGACGCTGCTCGCCTTCGACCCGACCCACGCGCACGCGATCGGGCTCTCGCCGCGGCGGCTCGAGGTGCTCCTGCTGGGGGCGCTCGCGCTGACCAGCGTGGTGGCGCTGCAGGCGGTCGGGGTGGTGCTGGTGGTCGCGCTGCTCGTCATCCCCGGCGCGACGGCGCGGCTCCTGACCGAGCGCTTCGGGCGGATGCTCGTGATCGCGCCCGGCCTCGCCGTGGCGTGCGCGCTCGTGGGGGTGTGGTCGAGCTACCTGCTGGACACCGCGAGCGGGCCGTCGATCGTGGTGGCGCTGGGGATATGCTTCACGATGGCGTTCCTGGTGGCGCCGCGGCACGGGGTGGTGCCGCAGGCGTGGCGCCGGCGGCGGGACGGGCGGACACGACGCCCCGCCGCCGTGAGCGGCTGATCGCGGCGGTCAGAGGACCTGGGCGAAGCGCTCCAGCTGGGCGAGGCGGTCGTCGCCGACCGGGGTGAGGACGACGCAGGTCGCGCCCGCGTCGTGGCGTGCGGCGATCTTGGCGCGCACGGCCTCGGGGGTGCCCGCCAGGGTGAGCGCGTCGATCCACGCGGCCGGGGCCGCCGCGGCGAACGCGTCCGGCGACCCGGTGCTGGCGCGCAGCGCGGCAAGCTCCTCGGCGAAGTCCAGGTCGACCAGGTGCGGCGCCCAGTCCGGCTCCCCGACCACGGCCATCGCGGGGCGGACGTGCTCGAGGGCGCGCTCGCCGTCGTCGTCGATCGCGGCGACGTCGTAGGTGATGAGCTCGTGCGGACCCTCGGCGGCGATGTGGCGCAGCGCGGCGCGGACGTAGCTGGGCGGTGCGGGCTCGGCCAGGAGCGTGCCGTCGGCGATCCGGCCGGACAGCGCGAGCGAGCGCGGGCCGCGCACCCCGAGCAGTACGGGCGGGACGACGTCGGGGAGCTCGGTGAACTCCTCGTGCTCCAGCGTCACGTGGCGGCCCTGAGTGATGGGCCGGCCGCGCAGGACGGCGCGCACCGCCGTCGTCGTCTCCTCCAGGAGGGTGAGCGGACTGGCGGGCCACAGGCCGAGGCTGCGCATCCAGCCGGGCATGCCGTGGCCGAGGCCGGCGATCAGGCGGCCGGGGAAGAGCTGGCCCAGGGTGGCGATCTCCATCGCGGCGAAGGCGGGGTGGCGCGCGGCGGCGGGGGCGATGCCGATCCCGACGGCGATGCGCTCGGTCGCGGTCAGCGCGGCGGCGGCCTGGGCGATGCCGCCGCGGAAGCCGAGGTCCTCCACGACCCACAGCTCGTCGAAGCCGAGTTCGTCGGCGCGGCGGGCGAAGGGCAGGACGTCGGCGGGCGGGAGGTCGCGCGGGAGCATGACGCCGATGCGGCGGGTGGGGCGGGTGGAGGGCTGCGCCGTGGTGGGCGGGGCGGCCGGAGTGGGCGGGGCTGTGGTGGCGGGAGCGTCGTCGGTCACCGTCCCATCCTGCCCGGCCGCCGCCACCGCGGCCGGCTTCGCTGCGCACAGACCGGGTCTTCACCGGCCCGGAAGGCCCGATCTGTGCGCAGCGAACGGGTGGGGCGCGCGCCGGGAGGCCGGCAGGCGGGGCGGCGGCAGGCGGGGCGGCCGGCAGGCGGGGCGGCCGGCAGGCGGGGCGGCCGGCAGGCGGGGCGGCCGGCAGGCGGGGCGGCCGGCAGGCGGGGCGGCCGGCAGGCGGGGCGGCCGGCAGGCGGGGCAGGGGCGGCGGCAGGCGGGGCAGGGGCGGCGGCAGGCGGGGCGCCGCCGCGCGCCGCTTCGCTGCGCACAGACCGGGCCTTCACCGGCCCGGAAGGCCCGATCTGTGCGCAGCGAACGGGTGGGGCGCGCGCGGTGTGCAATTTCTGCTGCTTCAGGGGGCGTCAAGCAGCAGAAAGTGCGCACGGCGCGGCGGGCCGGGTGGCCGGTAGGCCGGCGGCGGGCCGCCGGCCGGGGCGTCAGGCGCGGTAGCCGTACTGGCGGCGGGTGAGCTGGCGCAGCATGAACAGGGTCTGCAGCGCGGTCAGCACCGCCAGCATCGGCCAGCCGACCCACAGGATGGACGCCTGCGCGACGATCGGCAGCGTCGTCCAGCCGTAGACCAGCGCGCCGACCCCCGTCAGCGCCACGATCAGCGGGCTCAGGTGCGCCCAGCCGGCGCCGCGCTCGGCACGCGCCTGCGCGGCCCAGTTGTCCGTGCGGACCTTCGACAGGAACTTCGTCCAGGCCCGGAAGAAGTGGCCGATCCGCACCCACATGTAGATCTCCGCCGGCACCATCGACGCCGCGAACAGCACGTCGCGCCAGGTGCGGCCCTGGATCGACATCGCGATGCGCACGTTCAGCGCCATCGCCACCACCGGCGGGATCAGCCACAGCGGCGAGAACACGAACGCACTGATCGACAGCGACCCCGCGAGCAGCAGCAGGAAGCTCACCCGCGTGAAGACGTTGATCAGCATCCCGGCGTTCTCCAGCCACCGCAGCCGGAGGTTGGGGTGGAACGGCTGCCCCGAGGTGTCGCCCCGCTGCCCCGGCCACATCAGGTCGATGGCGCCGTAGTTCCACTTCACCTGCTGCCCGTCCAGCGCCCGCAGGTTGTCCATGCCGCCGACGACGGCACGCGCCGTCGCCGAGATCTTCGTGGAGTAGCCCAGGTTCTTGATCTGCAGGCTCAGCAGCGAGTCCTCCACCTCCGAGTCGCTCACCCAGGGGGTGTCCTGGTGGTACTGCGCCATCACCTCGCGCAGCGCCGAGATCCGGAAGATCGACGCCTGGCCCCCGAGCACCGCCATGTTCCGGCCGCGCAGCAGGTTCTGCAGGTTGAACGCCGCGAACTGCGCCCGCTGACCCGTCAGCAGCAGCGACGCCACCGGGTGCCGCGTGTGGTTGTCGACCGTGTAGATCGCCGAGATGCCGCCGATGCGCGGGTCCGAGGAGATCTCCGCCTCCAGCAGCTCGAGCGCGTCCGGGGACATGACCGTGTCGCCGTCCACACCCAGCAGGAAGTCTGCGTCCTCGGCGAGGCGGAAGCCGTAGTTGAGGGCGCCGACCTTCTTGTCGGCGACCTTGCCCATGTCGTGCACGTAGATCGCCGTGGACTGGATGACCCCGCCACGCTCGACGCTGTACTCCCCGGCGTAGGCGCGGGCGAGCTCGAAGGAGTTGTCGCTGGAGTTGTTGATGACGACGTGGACCGCGTCCGGCAGGCGCGTCTGCGCCAGCAACCCCTCGAGCACCGACTCGATCGAGTCCGCCTCGTTGTACGCCGGAATGATGCACACCACGCTCGCGCGACGCGCCTCCCGGTCCATCACGAGGTCGCCGGCGGCGAAGTCGAAGACCTCAGCGCTCGCCTCCTCGTGGGACGGTTCGGTCTGGGCGTAGACGGTGATGTCGGAACCGGTCATCGGGCACTCCACGGGGCGGGCCCGGTCCTCGGACCGGGCGTGGCGGGGTCGGCGTCGACCCTCTCCGCCGGCCCCGAGGCCCCATGCGCCTTGACCTTGGTTTGCGTGAGCAAAGTCGTCGACACGGAAGATATACCCGACGTCGGCGCGCGTCTACGGCGTCCGGGTGTCGGCCCTGTCACGGGGGCGCATCACACCCGGCCCGGCAGGGTCAGTCGGCCGGCGCCTTCGACTCCAGCGCGATCTGCTGGGCGTCCAGGGAGGCCAGCGCCGCCTCCAGCGACGACGACGAGAACGCCCCCGCCTCCCGTGCCCGGAGCAGCTCGCGCCGCTGGGCGTCGATCAGCCGGAGGCGCACCGCTCGGAGCGCAGCGACGTCCGTCGGCGTCCGCCCACCCAGCGCCACGTCCGCGCCCGCGCCCGCCGCGCCTGCACCCGCGTCGGCGCCTCCCGCGCCGCTGCTCGCGTCGTCACCCCCGCCGTCGCAGCCGCCCCGGCCCCGGCGTCCGCCCCCGCCCCGGGCTCGCCTCCCGCACCGGCCCCGGCCCCCGGCGTCACCAACCGCGCGAGCTTCTCGCGCACCCGGGCCGGGACCTCGCCGTCGGGTGCCTCGGCCAGCTCCGCGACCGACGCCCGCAGCAGGTGGTCGGCGAGCCGGGTCCGCTCGGCCGCGACCTCGCCCGGATCGGGCATCGCCGGCCGCAGCCACCGCACGACCATCGCGAGCGTGCCGCCCTGCACGAGCAGCGACGTCGCCGCCACGACGAACGCGATCAGCACCAGCAGGTGGCGGTTCGGCACGGTGGTCGGGAGCGTCTGGGCCGCCACGAGGGTGACGACGCCGCGCATCCCCGCCCAGGTCAGCACCCCGCCCTCGCGCCACCCGAGCGGCGCGGCGTCGTAGTAGTCGAGGTCGTGGCGCTTGCGCGCGATCCGCCGTCGGACGGCGCCGAGGCGGCGCGGGGTCTCGCCGTCGTCCGCCCCCGCGACCATCGCCGCGACCTCCTGCTCCTTGCGCTCGAGCCAGACGCGCAGGTCGCCGGAGCGCCGTCCGTGGCGGTTGAGCAGCCGCACCAGCAGCGCGACGTACCCCGCCCGCACCACGAGCGCGGCCAGCAGACCCAGGAGCCCGACGCCGACCGCCAGCCCCACACCGCCGCTCGAGCCCTGGACCTGGTTGAGGATCGCGCTGAGCTCCAGGCCCATCAGCAGGAAGATCGCGCCCTCGAGCACCAGCTCCACCACGCGCCAGGTCTGCACGTCCGAGGCGCGGTGCCCGGGGCTGAGCCAGCGCGGCGCGCCGTGCCCCGTCACGAGCCCGGCCACGACCGCCGCCACGAGCCCCGACGCGTCGAGCAGCTCCACCGGGATCGAGGCCACGAACGGCACCGCGAACGAGATCACGGTGTTCACGCCGGGGTCGCTCACCCGGGCGCGCACGCGCAGGTTCAGCCACCCGACGAGCCACCCGACCGCGAC is a window of Litorihabitans aurantiacus DNA encoding:
- a CDS encoding metal ABC transporter ATP-binding protein, translating into MRGVTVRYGDVVALDRADLTAPAGRVCALIGTNGSGKSSLLKAALGLVRPGGGTVTVAGTTPRETRRRARVSSVPQAEQVDVTFPLDVRAVVGQGRYGHLGPTRRLRPADHEAVENALARVGLTALADRTIAALSGGQRKRAFVARALAQEADVLLLDEPFAGVDRPSQDTITALLRELADGGACVVVATHDLAGLGALADTAALLAGGRVVVHDTPEVVLRPENLVRAFGLGGER
- a CDS encoding metal ABC transporter permease encodes the protein MTGLSPTELLEPLQYAFMQRALLVAVLAALVCGLLSCWLVLMGWSLMGDAVSHAVLPGVVLAYVVGAPFALGAVIFGAGAVGLIGVVRGRGRIRDDAAIGVVFTSLFALGLVLVSVTPSQVDLGHIVFGNLLGVSTADVVQVLVVAAVVTAALLVKRRDLTLLAFDPTHAHAIGLSPRRLEVLLLGALALTSVVALQAVGVVLVVALLVIPGATARLLTERFGRMLVIAPGLAVACALVGVWSSYLLDTASGPSIVVALGICFTMAFLVAPRHGVVPQAWRRRRDGRTRRPAAVSG
- a CDS encoding LLM class flavin-dependent oxidoreductase, which encodes MTDDAPATTAPPTPAAPPTTAQPSTRPTRRIGVMLPRDLPPADVLPFARRADELGFDELWVVEDLGFRGGIAQAAAALTATERIAVGIGIAPAAARHPAFAAMEIATLGQLFPGRLIAGLGHGMPGWMRSLGLWPASPLTLLEETTTAVRAVLRGRPITQGRHVTLEHEEFTELPDVVPPVLLGVRGPRSLALSGRIADGTLLAEPAPPSYVRAALRHIAAEGPHELITYDVAAIDDDGERALEHVRPAMAVVGEPDWAPHLVDLDFAEELAALRASTGSPDAFAAAAPAAWIDALTLAGTPEAVRAKIAARHDAGATCVVLTPVGDDRLAQLERFAQVL
- a CDS encoding glycosyltransferase family 2 protein, with the protein product MTGSDITVYAQTEPSHEEASAEVFDFAAGDLVMDREARRASVVCIIPAYNEADSIESVLEGLLAQTRLPDAVHVVINNSSDNSFELARAYAGEYSVERGGVIQSTAIYVHDMGKVADKKVGALNYGFRLAEDADFLLGVDGDTVMSPDALELLEAEISSDPRIGGISAIYTVDNHTRHPVASLLLTGQRAQFAAFNLQNLLRGRNMAVLGGQASIFRISALREVMAQYHQDTPWVSDSEVEDSLLSLQIKNLGYSTKISATARAVVGGMDNLRALDGQQVKWNYGAIDLMWPGQRGDTSGQPFHPNLRLRWLENAGMLINVFTRVSFLLLLAGSLSISAFVFSPLWLIPPVVAMALNVRIAMSIQGRTWRDVLFAASMVPAEIYMWVRIGHFFRAWTKFLSKVRTDNWAAQARAERGAGWAHLSPLIVALTGVGALVYGWTTLPIVAQASILWVGWPMLAVLTALQTLFMLRQLTRRQYGYRA
- a CDS encoding cation:proton antiporter, with translation MEFLAVGVAGLLAIAWAASVGPRLRIASPLILVVLGIAISVLPVTPEIEVDPEWILAGVLPPLLYAAAVAMPAMDFRRDFRAISGMSVALVAVSAVALGFLFHALIPGLPLAAGIALGAIVSPTDAVATSIVRRVGVAPRITAVLQGESLLNDATALALLRSAVAVSVLAGVTTTAGDVVGDFARSVVIAVAVGWLVGWLNLRVRARVSDPGVNTVISFAVPFVASIPVELLDASGLVAAVVAGLVTGHGAPRWLSPGHRASDVQTWRVVELVLEGAIFLLMGLELSAILNQVQGSSGGVGLAVGVGLLGLLAALVVRAGYVALLVRLLNRHGRRSGDLRVWLERKEQEVAAMVAGADDGETPRRLGAVRRRIARKRHDLDYYDAAPLGWREGGVLTWAGMRGVVTLVAAQTLPTTVPNRHLLVLIAFVVAATSLLVQGGTLAMVVRWLRPAMPDPGEVAAERTRLADHLLRASVAELAEAPDGEVPARVREKLARLVTPGAGAGAGGEPGAGADAGAGAAATAGVTTRAAAREAPTRVQARRARARTWRWVGGRRRTSLRSERCASG